In Syntrophotaleaceae bacterium, a genomic segment contains:
- a CDS encoding cytochrome c biogenesis CcdA family protein gives MTMDVTYWIAFSAGMLSFFSPCVLPLLPSYITYITGLSFSQLQEAHPGKQVRWTVLVHCLLFIAGFSTVFIALGALAGLASASFQGQLRESLGWIQKLGGVLIFLFGVHISGLFRFGILLGDKRIHIHAKPAGFLGTFLVGVAFAAGWTPCIGPILGAILTLAAGASGSPGRGILLLATYSAGMGIPFLVSGLLFHAFLEFFNTFRKYIRLVEIFTGILLMIVGVMLFFNMFGIVTGYLYQILPVNP, from the coding sequence ATGACTATGGATGTAACTTACTGGATTGCTTTTTCCGCGGGAATGCTGTCGTTTTTTTCGCCCTGCGTGCTGCCCCTGCTGCCCTCCTACATCACCTATATTACCGGATTGAGTTTCAGCCAGCTGCAGGAAGCCCATCCGGGAAAGCAGGTGAGATGGACCGTCCTGGTCCACTGCCTGCTCTTTATTGCCGGCTTCTCTACGGTTTTCATCGCTCTCGGGGCTCTTGCCGGTCTCGCCTCTGCTTCCTTTCAAGGGCAGTTGCGTGAAAGTCTGGGCTGGATTCAGAAGCTGGGTGGAGTGCTCATATTCCTGTTCGGCGTTCATATCAGCGGGCTGTTTCGCTTCGGCATTCTGCTTGGAGACAAGCGGATTCACATCCATGCCAAGCCAGCCGGCTTTCTCGGGACCTTCCTGGTGGGAGTGGCCTTCGCCGCCGGCTGGACCCCCTGCATCGGACCGATTCTCGGTGCCATTCTCACGCTGGCTGCCGGCGCCTCCGGTAGCCCGGGACGGGGCATTCTGCTGCTCGCTACCTATTCGGCGGGGATGGGAATCCCTTTTCTCGTTTCGGGACTGCTGTTTCACGCCTTCCTGGAATTTTTCAACACGTTTCGCAAATACATCCGGCTGGTGGAAATTTTCACCGGCATCCTGCTGATGATTGTTGGTGTCATGCTGTTTTTCAACATGTTCGGCATTGTCACCGGCTATCTCTATCAGATTCTTCCCGTCAATCCCTGA